One genomic window of Sediminispirochaeta bajacaliforniensis DSM 16054 includes the following:
- the tnpA gene encoding IS66 family insertion sequence element accessory protein TnpA, translated as MRKIIKNWQEVFEQHSQSGKTIPEFCKEIGIHPNTFYKHKKRIGDDPKKRSEIIEINPVQSAAAIPIVLKSKKFSISITTGFDECLLKSVLKIIGGLE; from the coding sequence ATGAGGAAGATAATAAAGAATTGGCAGGAAGTATTTGAGCAGCATAGTCAGAGCGGCAAGACAATACCGGAGTTCTGCAAAGAAATAGGTATTCATCCGAATACTTTTTATAAGCATAAAAAAAGGATCGGTGATGACCCGAAAAAGAGATCTGAAATAATAGAAATAAATCCCGTTCAATCTGCAGCAGCTATCCCAATAGTACTGAAGTCCAAAAAGTTTTCAATTTCAATAACTACCGGATTTGATGAATGCTTGCTGAAATCAGTTCTGAAAATAATCGGAGGACTCGAATGA
- the tnpB gene encoding IS66 family insertion sequence element accessory protein TnpB (TnpB, as the term is used for proteins encoded by IS66 family insertion elements, is considered an accessory protein, since TnpC, encoded by a neighboring gene, is a DDE family transposase.) — MIFDYSDYRYFIRPGKTDLRKGVNGLSLQIQNVMRNDPFSKSLFLFCNGQRKLMKIVYWDRNGFCLWQKRLEKNKFPWPETEEEAREIRLEELKMLLDGIDFFKAHKELQYSRV; from the coding sequence ATGATATTCGATTATAGCGATTATCGATATTTTATCCGGCCCGGTAAAACTGATTTAAGAAAAGGAGTGAATGGATTGAGCCTGCAGATTCAGAACGTAATGAGGAATGATCCATTCTCAAAAAGCCTGTTTCTGTTCTGTAACGGCCAGCGTAAGCTGATGAAAATTGTGTATTGGGATCGTAACGGCTTCTGCCTATGGCAGAAAAGGCTCGAGAAGAACAAGTTCCCCTGGCCGGAAACGGAAGAAGAGGCCCGGGAGATAAGGCTTGAAGAGCTTAAGATGCTGCTCGACGGAATAGATTTCTTTAAAGCGCATAAAGAATTACAGTATTCACGTGTATAG
- a CDS encoding IS66 family transposase, which translates to MNREAELQEEIARLKHENQKLREQVGLLQLLHFGTKTEKFTKEDKNQASLFNEAEDSAFEQKEGIEPETRKVKAYTKTVRKNAGRKALSEGLPREIVEYDIDEEDKTCACGAEKVCIGEDVSERLCIVPAKVVVRREIKKKYVCRNCEGTEADEPGVQTAIGPKCQHRNEIAVFHRS; encoded by the coding sequence GTGAATAGGGAAGCTGAGCTGCAAGAGGAAATAGCGCGACTCAAACATGAGAATCAGAAATTAAGAGAACAGGTAGGTTTACTGCAGTTACTGCATTTCGGAACAAAAACAGAGAAGTTCACCAAAGAGGATAAAAACCAGGCATCCCTGTTCAATGAAGCTGAAGATTCCGCGTTTGAACAGAAGGAAGGAATAGAACCTGAAACCCGCAAGGTAAAAGCCTACACCAAAACAGTTCGCAAGAATGCCGGAAGAAAAGCCCTGTCAGAAGGCTTACCACGCGAAATAGTTGAATACGACATTGATGAAGAAGATAAAACATGTGCCTGCGGAGCCGAAAAGGTCTGCATAGGAGAAGATGTTTCCGAGCGGCTCTGTATAGTTCCTGCAAAAGTAGTAGTCAGACGTGAGATAAAGAAGAAGTATGTCTGCCGTAATTGTGAAGGAACAGAAGCCGATGAACCAGGTGTTCAGACCGCTATAGGGCCTAAGTGTCAACACCGGAATGAAATTGCAGTTTTT